A portion of the Streptomyces sp. NBC_01335 genome contains these proteins:
- a CDS encoding DUF1707 SHOCT-like domain-containing protein: protein MRASDAERERIAEILRDAMAEGRLDMGEFEQRLESAYAARTRGELTPLVRDLPVSGTPLPDVGGAAVPVWSERIGGEPTSTGGFALWGGFGRKGRWTVGRTFTSFAMWGGGAIDLREARFAEREVTIRCVAIMGGVRVTVPPDVHVRVNGIGFMGGFDERTRDEGEPAPDAPRVTVTGFALMGGVGVERKWSRAERRRRKEAEAEARADARADAVGRAEAPRTVDGPGEARGPGSGKKLL, encoded by the coding sequence ATGCGTGCCTCCGACGCCGAGCGGGAACGGATCGCGGAGATCCTGCGGGACGCCATGGCCGAAGGCCGCCTGGACATGGGGGAGTTCGAGCAGCGGCTGGAGTCGGCCTATGCGGCCCGCACGCGGGGCGAGTTGACTCCGCTCGTCCGTGATCTGCCGGTCTCCGGAACGCCGTTGCCGGATGTGGGCGGGGCCGCGGTGCCGGTGTGGTCGGAGCGGATCGGCGGGGAGCCGACGTCGACGGGCGGGTTCGCGCTCTGGGGTGGCTTCGGCCGCAAGGGGCGCTGGACGGTGGGCCGGACGTTCACCTCGTTCGCCATGTGGGGCGGCGGCGCCATCGATCTGCGCGAGGCGCGTTTCGCGGAGCGCGAGGTGACGATCCGGTGCGTCGCGATCATGGGCGGGGTGAGGGTCACCGTGCCGCCTGACGTCCATGTGCGGGTCAACGGGATCGGCTTCATGGGCGGGTTCGACGAGCGGACCAGGGACGAGGGGGAACCCGCCCCCGACGCGCCGAGGGTGACCGTCACCGGCTTCGCGCTGATGGGCGGCGTCGGGGTCGAACGCAAGTGGAGCAGGGCGGAGCGCCGCCGCCGCAAGGAAGCCGAAGCGGAGGCGCGGGCGGACGCGAGGGCGGACGCGGTGGGCCGGGCGGAAGCGCCCCGGACGGTGGACGGACCGGGTGAGGCGCGCGGGCCCGGTAGCGGCAAGAAGCTGCTCTGA
- a CDS encoding ABC transporter ATP-binding protein has product MGTTAGAVVGTTVAEDVRAPVADDSFIELEGVEKVFEVRRRSGFLRRERREVRAVDGISFRVARGEMVGYIGPNGAGKSTTIKMLTGILTPSGGRLRVAGVDPSRERTRLAHRIGVVFGQRTTLWWDLPLKDSYRLMHRMYRIPDARYRENLDRCVELLDLATLLDTPVRQLSLGQRMRGDIAAALLHDPEVLYLDEPTIGLDIISKTKVRQFLKDLNEERSTTVLLTTHDLTDIEQLCRRVMVIDHGRLMYDGALAGLHEAGGSERVLVVDLERELPPITVESEGPLRARVLRTEGPRQWLALPADASVAPLVARIAAEYPLKDLSVREPDIEDVIARMYAAGPHPDA; this is encoded by the coding sequence ATGGGGACGACGGCGGGAGCGGTGGTGGGGACGACGGTGGCGGAGGACGTACGGGCTCCGGTGGCCGACGACTCGTTCATCGAGCTGGAGGGGGTGGAGAAGGTCTTCGAGGTACGCCGCAGGTCGGGCTTCCTGCGCCGCGAGCGCCGCGAGGTGCGCGCGGTGGACGGGATCAGCTTCCGGGTGGCACGCGGCGAGATGGTCGGGTACATCGGCCCGAACGGTGCGGGCAAGTCGACGACGATCAAGATGCTGACCGGAATCCTGACGCCGAGCGGCGGCCGGCTGCGGGTCGCGGGCGTCGACCCGTCGCGCGAACGCACCCGGCTGGCGCACCGCATCGGGGTGGTGTTCGGGCAGCGCACCACGCTGTGGTGGGACCTGCCGCTGAAGGACTCGTACCGGCTGATGCACCGCATGTACCGCATCCCGGACGCGCGTTACCGCGAGAACCTCGACCGGTGTGTCGAACTCCTCGATCTGGCAACTCTGTTGGACACGCCGGTACGTCAACTCTCCCTCGGGCAGCGGATGCGCGGCGACATCGCGGCGGCGCTGCTGCACGACCCGGAGGTGCTGTACCTGGACGAGCCGACCATCGGGCTCGACATCATCTCGAAGACCAAGGTGCGGCAGTTCCTCAAGGACCTCAACGAGGAGCGGTCCACCACCGTCCTGCTCACCACCCACGACCTCACCGACATCGAGCAGTTGTGCCGCCGGGTGATGGTGATCGACCACGGCCGGCTGATGTATGACGGCGCGCTCGCCGGGCTGCACGAGGCGGGCGGGAGCGAACGCGTCCTGGTGGTGGACCTTGAGCGTGAACTCCCTCCGATCACCGTGGAGTCGGAGGGTCCGCTGCGGGCGCGGGTGCTCAGGACGGAGGGGCCGCGCCAGTGGCTGGCGCTCCCGGCGGACGCCTCCGTCGCCCCTCTGGTGGCACGGATCGCGGCGGAGTACCCGCTGAAGGACCTCTCGGTGCGGGAGCCCGACATCGAGGACGTGATCGCCCGGATGTACGCGGCGGGGCCGCACCCCGACGCGTAG
- a CDS encoding ABC transporter permease — protein MDEGAGTGRGAGPGAFARPGPVERSPLVEGVRAYRLIAGMWIRSTMAYPASFAMTTLGNFLATVFDFVTIMLMFGHVDVLGGYSLPEIALLYGMAATAFGLADLLLGSLDRIGERVRDGTFDTLLVRPVPVLVQVAADRFALRRVGRIVQGLMVLGYALVVLDIDWTPLKVLLVPLAVVSGGAFFGAVYVGGSVVQFFAQDAAQVQNSFTYGGQTLLQYPPSVFARELVRGVTFVVPLAFVSWLPALYVLGREYPVALPEWVAFLSPLVAAGCGLLAGLAWRAGLRAYRSTGS, from the coding sequence ATGGATGAGGGTGCGGGTACGGGACGGGGAGCGGGGCCCGGGGCCTTCGCCCGGCCCGGTCCCGTCGAGCGGTCGCCGCTGGTGGAGGGGGTCCGCGCCTACCGGCTCATCGCGGGGATGTGGATCCGCTCGACGATGGCGTACCCGGCGTCGTTCGCGATGACCACGCTCGGCAACTTCCTCGCGACCGTCTTCGACTTCGTCACCATCATGCTGATGTTCGGCCACGTCGACGTGCTGGGCGGCTACTCCCTGCCGGAGATCGCCCTGCTGTACGGGATGGCGGCGACCGCGTTCGGGCTGGCCGACCTGCTGCTCGGGTCCCTGGACCGGATCGGCGAGCGGGTGCGGGACGGCACGTTCGACACGCTGCTGGTGCGGCCGGTGCCGGTGCTGGTGCAGGTGGCGGCCGACCGGTTCGCGCTGCGCCGGGTGGGGCGCATCGTTCAGGGGCTGATGGTGCTGGGGTACGCCCTGGTGGTCCTCGACATCGACTGGACCCCGCTGAAGGTGCTGCTGGTGCCGCTGGCGGTGGTGAGCGGCGGGGCGTTCTTCGGGGCGGTCTACGTCGGCGGGTCGGTCGTCCAGTTCTTCGCCCAGGACGCGGCGCAGGTGCAGAACTCCTTCACGTACGGCGGCCAGACCCTGTTGCAGTACCCGCCCTCGGTCTTCGCCCGGGAGCTGGTGCGCGGGGTGACGTTCGTCGTGCCGCTGGCCTTCGTCAGCTGGCTGCCGGCGCTGTACGTACTGGGGCGGGAGTACCCGGTGGCGCTGCCGGAGTGGGTGGCGTTCCTGTCGCCCCTGGTGGCGGCAGGGTGCGGGCTGCTCGCCGGGCTGGCGTGGCGCGCCGGGCTTCGGGCGTACCGGAGCACGGGAAGTTGA
- a CDS encoding ABC transporter permease: MRLYAVVAAGGFRRHATYRMATMAGIFTNTVFGFIIAYTYTALWSERPDLGGYDTAQALTYVWLGQALLMTCSLMGGGFEGDLMERIRTGDIAIDLYRPADLQCWYLAGDLGRAAFNFLGRGVVPMAIGAFAFDLALPVSPWTWLAFLVSLTLGVVVSFAVRFLVALAAFWLMDGAGVLQISFLTGLFFSGLLLPLNLFPGLLGEVARALPWSAFLQVPADVFLGERTGWDLVGALAFQAGWALVLLLAGRVLQSVATRRVVVQGG, from the coding sequence GTGCGGCTCTATGCCGTGGTGGCGGCGGGTGGGTTCCGCCGGCATGCCACCTACCGGATGGCGACGATGGCGGGGATCTTCACCAACACCGTCTTCGGCTTCATCATCGCGTACACCTACACCGCGCTGTGGTCGGAGCGGCCGGACCTCGGCGGCTACGACACCGCGCAGGCGCTGACCTACGTCTGGCTGGGACAGGCGCTGCTGATGACGTGTTCGCTGATGGGCGGCGGATTCGAGGGCGACCTGATGGAGCGCATCCGCACCGGCGACATCGCGATCGACCTCTACCGGCCCGCCGACCTCCAGTGCTGGTATCTGGCCGGGGACCTGGGCCGGGCCGCCTTCAACTTCCTGGGGCGCGGCGTCGTACCGATGGCGATCGGTGCGTTCGCCTTCGACCTGGCCCTGCCCGTCTCGCCCTGGACGTGGCTGGCGTTCCTGGTGTCACTGACGCTCGGGGTGGTGGTCAGCTTCGCCGTCCGCTTCCTCGTCGCGCTGGCCGCGTTCTGGCTGATGGACGGGGCGGGGGTACTGCAGATCAGCTTTCTGACGGGGCTGTTCTTCTCGGGGCTGCTGCTGCCGCTCAACCTGTTCCCGGGGCTGCTGGGCGAGGTGGCGCGGGCCCTGCCGTGGTCGGCGTTCCTCCAGGTGCCCGCCGACGTGTTCCTCGGCGAGCGCACCGGATGGGACCTGGTGGGGGCGCTCGCCTTCCAGGCCGGCTGGGCGCTGGTCCTGCTGCTGGCGGGCCGGGTGCTCCAGTCCGTCGCGACGAGAAGAGTGGTGGTGCAGGGTGGCTGA